A window from Streptomyces subrutilus encodes these proteins:
- a CDS encoding excinuclease ABC subunit UvrA — MHQPAVQPPAPGPHAPGPRPHDPYVRVRGAREHNLRGVDVDVPRDALTVFTGVSGSGKSSLAFGTLYAEAQRRYFESVAPYARRLIHQVGAPKVDSVTGLPPAVSLEQRRSSPGSRSSVGTVTLLSNSLRMLYSRAGTYPPGAERLDSDAFSPNTAAGACPSCQGLGRIHRTTEHLMVPEPGLSIRQGAIAAWPGAWQGKNLRDVLEALGHDVDRPWRELPAKDREWILFTDEQPVVTVHPVRDADRIQRPYQGTYMSARRYVMRTYADSKSATLRARAETFLTDSPCPACAGRRLRPEALAVTFAGYGIADLAAMALTDLDAVLAEAPPSGEAGRVLAEDLRSRIGPVVELGLGYLGLDRTAPTLSAGELQRLRLATQLRSGLFGVVYVLDEPSAGLHPADAEALLGVLDRLKEAGNTVFVVEHHLDVVRHADWVVDVGPLAGEHGGEVLYSGPPAGLAGVARSATARHLFGSDGAGGAAEDGPAPGARPVREATGYVQLVGADRHNLRDVDVRFPLGVFTAVTGVSGSGKSTLVGEVLAREVGERLTEPGFPVRRLVEVDQKPIGRTPRSNLATYTGLFDVVRRLFAATPRARERGWKAGRFSFNVPGGRCETCQGEGFVSVELLFLPSTYAPCPDCGGARYNASTLEVRYAGLDIAEVLALTVESAAGFFAEVPAAARSLRALEEIGLGYLRLGQPATELSGGEAQRIKLATELQRLRRDHTLYVLDEPTTGLHPADVRVLLRQLHGLVDAGHTVVVVEHDMDVVAGADRVVDLGPGGGTAGGRIVAEGTPAEVAASGAGRTAAYLARALAARGGPAARADGRD; from the coding sequence ATGCACCAGCCCGCGGTTCAGCCGCCCGCACCCGGCCCGCACGCCCCGGGCCCCCGCCCCCACGATCCCTACGTCCGGGTCCGGGGCGCGCGGGAGCACAATCTGCGCGGGGTGGACGTCGACGTCCCGCGCGACGCGCTGACCGTCTTCACCGGCGTGTCCGGCTCCGGGAAGAGCTCCCTGGCCTTCGGCACGCTCTACGCGGAGGCCCAGCGGCGGTACTTCGAGTCGGTCGCTCCGTACGCCCGCCGCCTGATCCACCAGGTCGGCGCCCCGAAGGTCGACTCCGTCACCGGGCTGCCGCCGGCCGTGTCGCTGGAGCAGCGGCGCTCCTCCCCCGGCTCGCGCTCCTCCGTGGGGACGGTGACCCTGCTGTCGAACTCCCTGCGGATGCTGTACTCCCGGGCCGGCACCTATCCGCCGGGAGCGGAGCGGCTCGACTCGGACGCGTTCTCGCCCAACACCGCCGCCGGAGCCTGCCCTTCGTGCCAGGGGCTCGGCCGCATCCACCGCACCACCGAACACCTCATGGTCCCCGAGCCCGGACTGTCGATCCGTCAGGGTGCCATCGCGGCCTGGCCCGGAGCCTGGCAGGGCAAGAACCTGCGGGACGTGCTGGAGGCGCTCGGCCACGACGTGGACCGGCCGTGGCGGGAGCTGCCCGCGAAGGACCGCGAGTGGATCCTGTTCACCGACGAGCAGCCGGTGGTGACCGTGCACCCGGTCCGCGACGCCGACCGCATCCAACGGCCCTACCAGGGCACCTACATGAGCGCCCGGCGCTACGTCATGCGCACCTACGCGGACAGCAAGAGCGCGACCCTGCGGGCCCGCGCCGAGACGTTCCTCACCGACTCGCCGTGCCCCGCGTGCGCGGGGCGCCGGCTGCGGCCGGAGGCGCTGGCCGTGACCTTCGCCGGCTACGGGATCGCGGACCTGGCGGCTATGGCGCTGACCGACCTGGACGCCGTACTCGCCGAGGCACCGCCGTCCGGCGAGGCCGGACGGGTGCTGGCCGAGGACCTGCGGTCGCGGATCGGACCCGTCGTCGAGCTCGGGCTGGGCTACCTCGGCCTCGACCGCACCGCGCCCACCCTCTCCGCGGGCGAGTTGCAGCGGCTGCGGCTGGCGACGCAGCTGCGGTCGGGGCTGTTCGGGGTGGTGTACGTCCTGGACGAGCCGTCGGCGGGGCTGCACCCGGCCGACGCCGAGGCCCTGCTCGGAGTGCTGGACCGGCTCAAGGAGGCCGGGAACACGGTGTTCGTGGTGGAACACCACCTGGACGTGGTGCGGCACGCGGACTGGGTGGTGGACGTGGGGCCGCTGGCCGGGGAACACGGTGGTGAGGTGCTGTACAGCGGCCCCCCGGCCGGGCTGGCCGGGGTCGCGCGGTCGGCCACGGCCCGGCACCTGTTCGGGTCGGACGGCGCCGGAGGCGCAGCCGAGGACGGGCCGGCCCCCGGGGCGCGGCCGGTGCGGGAGGCGACCGGGTACGTACAACTGGTCGGGGCCGACCGGCACAACCTGCGCGACGTGGACGTGCGCTTCCCGCTCGGGGTCTTCACGGCCGTGACCGGAGTGTCGGGCTCCGGCAAGTCCACGCTCGTGGGCGAGGTGCTGGCGCGGGAGGTCGGCGAGCGGCTGACGGAGCCCGGCTTCCCCGTACGGCGGCTCGTGGAGGTGGACCAGAAGCCGATCGGCCGGACGCCCCGCTCCAACCTGGCCACGTACACCGGGTTGTTCGACGTGGTGCGCCGGCTCTTCGCGGCGACGCCCCGGGCGCGGGAGCGGGGCTGGAAGGCGGGACGGTTCTCCTTCAACGTGCCGGGCGGCCGGTGCGAGACCTGCCAGGGCGAGGGCTTCGTCTCGGTGGAGCTGCTGTTCCTGCCCAGTACGTACGCGCCCTGTCCGGACTGCGGCGGCGCCCGGTACAACGCGTCCACCCTGGAGGTCCGGTACGCCGGCCTGGACATCGCCGAGGTGCTCGCGCTGACGGTGGAGTCGGCGGCCGGCTTCTTCGCGGAGGTGCCCGCGGCGGCGCGCAGCCTGCGGGCGCTGGAGGAGATCGGGCTGGGCTACCTGCGCCTCGGGCAGCCGGCCACGGAGCTGTCGGGCGGCGAGGCGCAGCGGATCAAACTGGCCACGGAGCTCCAGCGGCTGCGCCGGGACCACACGCTGTACGTACTGGACGAGCCGACGACGGGGCTGCACCCGGCCGACGTACGGGTGCTGCTGCGGCAGTTGCACGGCCTGGTGGACGCCGGGCACACGGTGGTCGTGGTGGAGCACGACATGGACGTGGTGGCGGGGGCGGACCGGGTCGTCGACCTGGGGCCGGGCGGCGGCACGGCGGGCGGCAGGATCGTGGCGGAGGGCACCCCGGCCGAGGTGGCCGCCTCGGGCGCCGGCCGCACGGCGGCCTACCTGGCACGGGCGCTGGCGGCCCGCGGCGGTCCGGCGGCGCGGGCCGACGGTCGGGACTAG
- a CDS encoding stealth family protein has product MSGLKRCLNWTGLRRLARVLGPVAGIPRQPGPGRGRGAGPAVPTTTVPRPPSREDELLTVLAATEGVVRYRGRLTVVRDDLLPADLRALNLRSAAEALEAADVDYGLVPDGGLVHRIAITPGFRDAALKACAGAFGGRPVYAELLGDGGVLSTVLAESLPAAVAATERPPGAAGTDAGPVGDADGRDGGEGGGAVREDGSAEPGPRVKGIRLHQPVVTSGRTLHLGSDHGCDLEFWDASDSGAGGVASLRETPFGWWVPSLAATGTRRIGDRDYPVLDALARRFPEDIDFPIDAVVTWVDASDPRWRRRREEAVSAATAPDGSPGPSAVDRGEHRYRDRGELRYCLRSIAAHAPWVRQVFLVTDDQVPDWLADEHPGLTVVHHRDLFAEPDTLPVFNSHAIETQLHRIPGLAEHYVYFNDDIFLGRPQRPQNFFLPSGLPKVFHDTRAVPPSSPESAEADDVFTASQRATRRAVEAAVGRTYPRILAHTPYPLSRSLFDHLEERVPGALTATSRSVFRSATDVAPVTLAVHLALAEGHAVEGELAAEYVSTDHAGEIERFGHLVHHRDLDAFCLADDAGTELSPQAQQRAVAAFLEAYFPVPSPYERQPAPDAARRPPAPIG; this is encoded by the coding sequence ATGAGTGGCTTGAAACGGTGCCTGAACTGGACGGGCCTCCGTCGCCTCGCCCGCGTACTGGGCCCGGTGGCCGGCATCCCCCGCCAGCCCGGGCCCGGCCGGGGAAGGGGAGCCGGTCCCGCCGTTCCGACCACCACCGTTCCCCGGCCGCCGAGCCGCGAGGACGAGCTGCTGACCGTACTGGCCGCCACCGAGGGTGTCGTCCGCTACCGGGGCCGGCTGACCGTCGTACGGGACGACCTGCTGCCCGCGGACCTGCGGGCGCTGAACCTGCGGTCGGCCGCCGAGGCCCTCGAAGCGGCGGACGTCGACTACGGCCTGGTCCCCGACGGCGGCCTGGTGCACCGGATCGCGATCACCCCCGGCTTCCGGGACGCGGCCCTCAAGGCCTGCGCCGGAGCCTTCGGCGGCCGTCCCGTCTACGCCGAACTCCTCGGGGACGGCGGGGTCCTCTCCACCGTCCTCGCCGAATCCCTCCCCGCGGCCGTCGCCGCCACCGAGCGGCCCCCCGGCGCGGCCGGGACCGACGCGGGTCCGGTCGGGGACGCGGACGGCCGCGACGGAGGGGAGGGCGGCGGGGCCGTCCGCGAGGACGGGAGCGCGGAACCGGGACCCCGGGTCAAGGGCATCCGGCTCCACCAGCCCGTCGTGACCTCCGGGCGCACCCTGCACCTCGGTTCCGACCACGGCTGCGACCTCGAATTCTGGGACGCCTCGGACTCCGGCGCCGGCGGCGTCGCCTCCCTGCGCGAAACCCCCTTCGGCTGGTGGGTGCCCTCCCTGGCAGCCACCGGCACCCGCCGCATCGGCGACCGCGACTACCCCGTCCTCGACGCCCTCGCCCGCCGCTTCCCCGAGGACATCGACTTCCCCATCGACGCCGTCGTCACCTGGGTCGACGCCTCCGATCCGCGCTGGCGCCGCCGCCGCGAGGAGGCCGTCTCCGCCGCCACGGCCCCGGACGGGTCCCCGGGACCGTCCGCCGTCGACCGGGGAGAGCACCGCTACCGCGACCGCGGCGAACTCCGCTACTGCCTGCGCTCCATCGCCGCCCACGCCCCCTGGGTCCGGCAGGTCTTCCTCGTCACCGACGACCAGGTCCCCGACTGGCTCGCCGACGAGCACCCCGGGCTCACGGTGGTCCACCACCGCGACCTGTTCGCCGAGCCCGACACCCTCCCGGTGTTCAACTCGCACGCCATCGAGACCCAGCTGCACCGCATACCCGGACTGGCCGAGCACTACGTCTACTTCAACGACGACATCTTCCTCGGCCGCCCCCAACGCCCCCAGAACTTCTTCCTCCCCTCCGGCCTGCCCAAGGTCTTCCACGACACCCGCGCCGTGCCGCCCAGCTCTCCCGAGTCGGCGGAGGCGGACGACGTGTTCACGGCCTCCCAGCGGGCCACCCGCCGCGCCGTCGAAGCGGCCGTCGGCCGCACCTATCCGCGCATCCTGGCCCACACCCCCTACCCCCTCAGCCGTTCCCTCTTCGACCACCTCGAAGAGCGCGTGCCCGGCGCGCTCACCGCCACCAGCCGCTCCGTGTTCCGCAGCGCCACCGACGTCGCCCCCGTCACCCTGGCCGTCCACCTGGCCCTGGCCGAGGGCCACGCGGTGGAGGGGGAGCTGGCCGCCGAGTACGTCTCCACCGACCACGCCGGCGAGATCGAGCGCTTCGGCCACCTGGTCCACCACCGCGACCTCGACGCCTTCTGCCTGGCCGACGACGCCGGAACCGAGCTCTCCCCGCAGGCCCAGCAGCGCGCGGTCGCCGCCTTCCTGGAGGCGTACTTCCCGGTGCCCTCCCCGTACGAGAGGCAGCCCGCTCCGGACGCCGCCCGCCGGCCTCCTGCGCCGATCGGCTGA
- a CDS encoding succinate dehydrogenase/fumarate reductase iron-sulfur subunit, producing MKLNLRVWRQRNPDAPGAMASYEVDGISQDMSFLEMLDTLNEDLILRGEDPVAFDHDCREGICGACSLVINGDAHGPERTTTCQLHMRSFADGDTIDVEPWRAAAFPVVKDLVVDRGAFDRIIQSGGYITAPTGAAPEAHATAVPKADADHAFEHAECIGCGACVAACPNGSAMLFTAAKVNHLNVLPQGSPERETRVLDMVAAMDEEGFGGCTLTGECATACPKGIPLPSIAAMNKEWLRALRKGPR from the coding sequence ATGAAGCTCAACCTGCGCGTCTGGCGCCAGCGCAACCCCGACGCCCCCGGCGCCATGGCCTCCTACGAGGTCGACGGCATCTCGCAGGACATGTCCTTCCTGGAGATGCTCGACACCCTCAACGAGGACCTCATCCTGCGCGGCGAGGACCCGGTCGCCTTCGACCACGACTGCCGCGAGGGCATCTGCGGCGCCTGCAGCCTCGTCATCAACGGCGACGCCCACGGCCCGGAGCGCACCACCACCTGCCAGCTGCACATGCGGTCCTTCGCGGACGGCGACACGATCGACGTCGAGCCCTGGCGGGCGGCCGCCTTCCCGGTGGTCAAGGACCTCGTCGTCGACCGGGGCGCCTTCGACCGGATCATCCAGTCCGGCGGCTACATCACCGCCCCCACCGGCGCCGCGCCGGAAGCGCACGCCACCGCCGTGCCCAAGGCCGACGCCGACCACGCCTTCGAGCACGCCGAGTGCATCGGCTGCGGGGCGTGCGTGGCGGCCTGCCCCAACGGCTCCGCGATGCTCTTCACCGCGGCCAAGGTCAACCACCTGAACGTGCTCCCGCAGGGCTCGCCGGAGCGGGAGACCCGGGTCCTGGACATGGTGGCGGCCATGGACGAGGAGGGGTTCGGCGGCTGCACCCTGACCGGCGAGTGCGCCACCGCCTGTCCCAAGGGCATCCCGCTGCCCTCGATCGCCGCGATGAACAAGGAATGGCTCCGGGCCCTCCGCAAGGGCCCGCGCTGA